One window of Ictalurus punctatus breed USDA103 chromosome 22, Coco_2.0, whole genome shotgun sequence genomic DNA carries:
- the LOC108255725 gene encoding deoxynucleoside triphosphate triphosphohydrolase SAMHD1 isoform X4, with the protein MATDKYKIFNDSVHGHITMHPLLVQIIDTPEFQRLRNIKQLGGGYFVFPGASHNRFEHSIGVAHLAGKLVQSLRAQGNDITEKDELCVQIAGLCHDLGHGPFSHVFEVFMKEVKPELNWKHEAASVKMFEQLIKNIGKKNETIKKIMEDDYKLEKHDIKFIKELIYSKEKLNSAEDTKETETEKRDKQRRKDNPYLYEIVANECTGIDVDKMDYFSRDCLHLGMKSNFSHERFVMFARVSTNEDGEKQICMRDKEALNMYELFHVRYLLHYNAYQHRVKVAVEMMIVDALLAADEDDFKLDGMKISEAVNYPATYLKLTDNILQEIKGSSEKAKEIINRIEKRDLYSFVDSRIFKSDELKDLNDAQKQEKWQKWIEEKSDKDKLTVKTAKLNYGKEEEDPIKHLRFYRKNNPDAAVELEEHEVSYLLPKSFAEIKVMLFYKGVPKLPENPPTKGLSDEKPSEGSSKKSS; encoded by the exons ATGGCTACAGACAAGTACAAG ATCTTCAATGACTCTGTCCATGGCCATATCACGATGCATCCTCTGCTGGTTCAAATCATTGACACACCAGAATTTCAGCGCCTGAGGAACATCAAGCAGCTGGGAGGAGGGTATTTTGTCTTTCCAGGAGCTTCTCACAACCGATTTGAACACTCCATTGG CGTGGCTCATCTGGCAGGGAAACTCGTACAAAGTCTCAGAGCTCAAGGAAATGATATAACTGAGAAAGATGAACTCTGTGTTCAGATTGCAGGATTGTGTCATGACCTGG GTCACGGCCCTTTCTCTCATGTATTTGAGGTTTTCATGAAGGAGGTAAAACCAGAATTGAATTGGAAG CATGAAGCAGCATCTGTCAAAATGTTTGAACAGCTGATCAAAAACATCGGAAAGAAGAATGAAACGATTAAGAAAATCATGGAAGATGACTATAAATTggaaaaacatgacattaagTTTATCAAAGAGCTCATCTATAGCAAAGAAAAGCTTAATTCAGCTGAAGATACTAAAGAGACTGAAACTGAA aaaCGAGACAAACAAAGACGCAAGGACAATCCCTACTTATATGAGATTGTGGCCAATGAATGCACAGGTATTGATGTCGACAAAATGGATTATTTCAGCAG AGATTGCCTCCATCTGGGAATGAAAAGCAACTTCTCCCATGAGCGCTTTGTGATGTTTGCACGAGTTTCCACCAACGAGGACGGTGAAAAGCAGATCTGCATGAGAGATAAG gAAGCACTGAACATGTATGAACTCTTTCATGTCCGCTACCTGCTTCACTACAATGCCTACCAACACAGGGTTAAGGTGGCAGTTGAAATGAT GATTGTTGACGCACTTTTGGCAGCTGATGAAGATGACTTTAAGCTGGATGGCATGAAAATCTCTGAGGCAGTAAATTATCCTGCAACATACCTGAAACTCACAG ATAACATTCTTCAGGAAATCAAGGGCTCATCAGAAAAAGCAAAGGAGATCATTAATAGAATTGAGAAACGTGATCTTTACAGCTTTGTTGATAGCAGAATCTTCAAGTCCGATGAGCTGAAAGATTTGAACGATGCACAAAAGCAAGAG AAATGGCAGAAGTGGATAGAAGAAAAATCTGACAAAGATAAACTTACTGTCAAG ACTGccaaattaaattatggaaaggAAGAGGAAGATCCAATCAAACATCTCAGATTCTACAGGAAAAACAACCCTGACGCAGCAGTGGAACTGGAGGAACATGAG GTTTCATACCTTCTGCCCAAAAGCTTTGCTGAAATCAAGGTGATGCTTTTCTACAAAGGTGTTCCAAAGCTCCCAGAAAACCCACCCACTAAAGGATTATCAGATGAAAAACCAAGTGAGGGATCAAGTAAAAAATCAAGCTAG